One genomic segment of Polyodon spathula isolate WHYD16114869_AA chromosome 35, ASM1765450v1, whole genome shotgun sequence includes these proteins:
- the LOC121303773 gene encoding probable serine/threonine-protein kinase clkA: protein MHWVRVEKSALPSCATQHNLYKNDRNNSCDNSNKNDRNNSCDNSNKNDRNNSCDNSNKNDRNNSCDNSNKNDRNNSCDNSNKNDRNNSCDNSNKNDRNNSCDNSNKNDRNNSCDNSNKNDRNNSCDNSNKNDRNNSCDNSNKNDRNNSCDNSNKNDRNNSCDNSNKNDRNNSCDNSNKNDRNNSCDNSNKNDRNNSCDNSNKNDRNNSCDNSNKNDRNNSCDNSNKNDRNNSCDNSNKNDRNNSCDNSNKNDRNNSCDNSNKNDRNNSCDNSNKNDRNNSCDNSNKNDRNNSCDNSNKNDRNNSCDNSNKNDRNNSCDNSNKNDRNNSCDNSNKNDRNNSCDNSNKNDRNNSCDNSNKNDRNNSCDNSNKNDRNNSCDNSNKNDRNNSCDNSNKNDRNKT from the exons atgcattgggtgcGAGTTGAAAAGTCTGCACTGCCCTCGTGTGC AACACAACACAACCTATACAAGAATGACAGGAATAACAGCTGTGACAATTCCAACAAGAACGACAGGAATAACAGCTGTGACAATTCCAACAAGAACGACAGGAATAACAGCTGTGACAATTCCAACAAGAACGACAGGAATAACAGCTGTGACAATTCCAACAAGAACGACAGGAATAACAGCTGTGACAATTCCAACAAGAACGACAGGAATAACAGCTGTGACAATTCCAACAAGAACGACAG GAATAACAGCTGTGACAATTCCAACAAGAACGACAGGAATAACAGCTGTGACAATTCCAACAAGAACGACAGGAATAACAGCTGTGACAATTCCAACAAGAACGACAGGAATAACAGCTGTGACAATTCCAACAAGAACGACAGGAATAACAGCTGTGACAATTCCAACAAGAACGACAGGAATAACAGCTGTGACAATTCCAACAAGAACGACAGGAATAACAGCTGTGACAATTCCAACAAGAACGACAGGAATAACAGCTGTGACAATTCCAACAAGAACGACAGGAATAACAGCTGTGACAATTCCAACAAGAACGACAGGAATAACAGCTGTGACAATTCCAACAAGAACGACAGGAATAACAGCTGTGACAATTCCAACAAGAACGACAGGAATAACAGCTGTGACAATTCCAACAAGAACGACAGGAATAACAGCTGTGACAATTCCAACAAGAACGACAGGAATAACAGCTGTGACAATTCCAACAAGAACGACAGGAATAACAGCTGTGACAATTCCAACAAGAACGACAGGAATAACAGCTGTGACAATTCCAACAAGAACGACAGGAATAACAGCTGTGACAATTCCAACAAGAACGACAGGAATAACAGCTGTGACAATTCCAACAAGAACGACAGGAATAACAGCTGTGACAATTCCAACAAGAACGACAGGAATAACAGCTGTGACAATTCCAACAAGAACGACAGGAATAACAGCTGTGACAATTCCAACAAGAACGACAGGAATAACAGCTGTGACAATTCCAACAAGAACGACAGGAATAACAGCTGTGACAATTCCAACAAGAACGACAGGAATAACAGCTGTGACAATTCCAACAAGAACGACAGGAATAACAGCTGTGACAATTCCAACAAGAACGACAGGAACAAAACATGA
- the LOC121303720 gene encoding sodium/calcium exchanger 2-like: MFLGVSIIADRFMASIEVITSQEKEVTITKPSGETVVATVRIWNETVSNLTLMALGSSAPEILLSVIEVCGHGFQAGEMGPGTIVGSAAFNMFVIVAVCVWVIPEGEVRRIKHLRVFFITASWSIFAYIWLYLILAVISPGVVKVWEALLTLSFFPVCVLLAWVADRRLLFYKYTEKRYRADQRRGLVVETEGGASPKGVEMMMMMDGKLGAAGEGVEGARGGGAGSQELEENRKEVIRILKDLKVKHPDRDLEQLVETANYQALVHQQKSRAFYRVQATRMMIGAGNVLKKHAADQHRRGADLEGLGGVPGAEEGGPDSTPCSLISFERSHYQCVENCGRLALAVVCHGGEGLNTFYVDYRTEDGSAHAGSDYEYREGTLVFKPGEERKEIQVGIIDDEVFEEDEHFSVRLLNLRVGDAEGMFESDPPPSQPPRARLAEPLLATVTILDDDHGGIFGFALRGAARVPESAGTLEVTVQRSSGARGTVILPYHTEDGTAKGGGVDYEDARGELEFSNDETLKTLQIRIVDDEEYEKHENFFIVLEEPRWLKRGISALLLNKDPEQALSVEQEDARRIAEMGKPVLGENNKLEVIIEESYEFKSTVDKLIKKTNLALVIGTHSWREQFIEAVTVRSGNGDEDDEDDEEGGVGGSREEKLPSCFDYVMHFLTVFWKVLFACVPPTGYWSGWACFLVCISVIGVLTALIGDLASHFGCTVGLKDAVTAVVFVALGTSVPDTFASKVAAMQDQHADASIGNVTGSNAVNVFLGIGVAWTVAAIYWAAQGQEFQVEPGSLAFSVTLFTVLAFVAMGVLLLRRGPSIGGELGGPRPARILTCTLFLGLWLLYILFSSLEAYCHVKGF; encoded by the exons ATGTTCCTGGGGGTCTCCATCATCGCAGACAGGTTCATGGCATCTATAGAGGTGATCACATCACAG GAGAAGGAGGTGACGATCACGAAGCCGAGCGGGGAGACGGTGGTGGCGACCGTGCGGATCTGGAACGAGACTGTGTCGAACCTCACTCTGATGGCGCTGGGCTCTTCGGCGCCGGAGATCCTGCTCTCCGTGATCGAGGTGTGCGGACACGGGTTCCAGGCGGGGGAGATGGGCCCCGGCACCATTGTGGGCTCGGCCGCCTTCAACATGTTTGTGATCGTGGCGGTGTGCGTGTGGGTGATCCCTGAGGGGGAGGTGCGTCGGATCAAACACCTCCGAGTGTTCTTCATCACCGCCAGCTGGAGCATCTTCGCTTACATCTGGCTGTACCTCATCCTCGCCGTCATCTCCCCCGGTGTCGTCAAG gTATGGGAAGCCCTCCTCACTCTCTCGTTCTTCCCGGTGTGTGTGCTGTTGGCCTGGGTAGCTGACAGGCGGCTCCTCTTCTATAAGTACACTGAGAAGCGATATCGCGCAGACCAGCGGCGCGGGCTGGTGGTGGAGACGGAGGGGGGGGCGAGCCCCAAGGGCGtcgagatgatgatgatgatggacgGGAAGCTGGGGGCTGCAGGCGAAGGCGTGGAGGGGGCGCGAGGGGGGGGCGCGGGGAGTCAAGAACTGGAGGAGAACCGCAAAgag GTGATCCGGATCCTAAAGGATCTCAAGGTGAAGCACCCAGACCGGGATCTGGAGCAGCTGGTGGAGACAGCGAATTACCAGGCGCTGGTCCATCAGCAGAAGAGCCGGGCGTTCTACCGCGTCCAGGCCACGCGCATGATGATCGGGGCGGGCAACGTGCTCAAGAAGCACGCCGCGGATCAGCACCGCCGCGGCGCCGACCTGGAGGGTCTGGGGGGGGTCCCGGGGGCAGAGGAGGGGGGGCCTGACTCCACCCCCTGCAGCCTCATCTCCTTCGAGCGCTCTCACTACCAGTGTGTGGAGAACTGCGGCCGGCTGGCGCTGGCTGTGGTGTGCCACGGAGGGGAGGGGCTCAACACGTTCTACGTGGACTACAGGACCGAGGACGGGTCGGCCCACGCAGGGTCCGATTACGAATACAGAGAGGGGACCCTGGTGTTCAAACCTGGGGAGGAAAGGAAAGAGATACAG GTGGGGATCATCGATGACGAAGTCTTTGAGGAGGATGAGCACTTCTCCGTGCGGCTGCTGAACCTGCGCGTGGGCGACGCTGAGGGCATGTTCGAGAGCGACCCTCCCCCCTCGCAGCCCCCCCGCGCGCGGCTGGCTGAGCCCCTCCTCGCCACCGTCACCATCCTGGACGACGACCACGGTGGCATCTTCGGCTTCGCGCTGCGGGGGGCCGCGAGGGTCCCGGAGAGCGCGGGGACCCTGGAGGTGACGGTACAGCGCAGCTCTGGAGCCAGGGGGACCGTCATCCTGCCCTACCACACTGAGGACGGGACCGCCAAGGGGGGCGGTGTGGACTACGAGGACGCGAGGGGGGAGCTGGAGTTCAGCAACGACGAGAcgct TAAGACCCTGCAGATCCGCATCGTGGATGACGAGGAGTATGAGAAACACGAGAACTTCTTCATCGTCCTGGAGGAGCCGCGCTGGCTGAAGAGGGGAATCTCCg CTCTCCTGCTGAACAAAG accctGAGCAGGCTCTCTCTGTGGAGCAGGAGGATGCGCGCAGGATTGCGGAGATGGGGAAACCAGTGCTGGGGGAGAACAACAAACTGGAGGTGATCATCGAGGAGTCGTACGAGTTCAAG AGCACGGTGGACAAGCTGATTAAGAAGACGAACTTGGCGCTGGTGATCGGGACTCACTCCTGGAGGGAGCAGTTCATAGAGGCCGTGACCGTCCGCTCAG GTAatggtgatgaggatgatgaggatgatgaggaGGGCGGTGTGGGGGGCTCTCGTGAGGAGAAGCTGCCCTCCTGCTTTGACTACGTGATGCACTTCCTCACGGTGTTCTGGAAGGTTCTGTTCGCCTGTGTGCCCCCCACGGGGTACTGGAGCGGCTGGGCCTGCTTCCTGGTGTGCATCTCCGTCATCGGGGTGCTGACCGCGCTCATCGGAGACCTGGCCTCGCACTTCGGCTGCACCGTGGGGCTCAAGGACGCCGTCACCGCCGTGGTGTTCGTGGCTCTCGGGACCTCCGTGccag aCACCTTTGCCAGTAAGGTGGCTGCGATGCAGGACCAGCACGCGGACGCCTCGATCGGGAACGTGACAGGCAGCAACGCGGTCAACGTGTTCCTGGGGATTGGCGTGGCCTGGACCGTGGCGGCCATCTACTGGGCAGCGCAAGGGCAGGAGTTCCAGGTGGAGCCGGGCTCCCTCGCCTTCTCCGTCACGCTCTTCACCGTGCTGGCCTTCGTGGCCATGGGCGTGCTGCTGTTGAGGAGGGGCCCCTCGATCGGGGGGGAGCTGGGGGGGCCGCGCCCCGCCCGCATCCTCACCTGCACGCTCTTCCTCGGGCTCTGGCTCCTCTACATCCTCTTCTCCAGCCTGGAGGCATACTGCCACGTGAAGGGCTTCTag
- the LOC121303837 gene encoding serine/arginine-rich splicing factor 7-like isoform X2, giving the protein MSHYSSSRSSSRCSDCKVYVGDLGNGAAKGELERAFGYYGPLRSVWVARNPPGFAFVEYEDTRDAEDAVKGMDGKVLCGSRIRVELSTGMSRKTQHGRASRRHFDPNDRCYQCGERGHYAYDCYRYNKRGGRRSRSTSRSHSRSRSRSRGHRNNRSRSRSNDRYRSPSYSKRRRRSGSPGRSKSRSPVRSRSRTRSPRSRARSASRSRSRSRSRSPSPKRSSRSRSPSQKKRPSPI; this is encoded by the exons ATGTCCCATTACTCCTCGTCTCGCAGCTCCTCTCGCTGCTCGGACTGCAAGGTGTATGTGGGTGACCTGGGGAACGGGGCGGCGAAGGGGGAGCTGGAGAGAGCCTTTGGATACTATGGGCCTCTGCGCAGCGTGTGGGTGGCGAGGAACCCCCCCGGCTTTGCCTTCGTGGAGTACGAGGACACGCGGGACGCAGAGGACGCTGTCAAGGGCATGGACGGGAA GGTGCTGTGCGGCTCTCGGATCCGCGTGGAGCTCTCCACCGGCATGTCCCGCAAGACCCAGCACGGGCGGGCCAGCCGGCGCCACTTCGACCCGAACGACCGGTGCTATCAGTGCGGGGAGCGGGGCCACTATGCCTACGACTGCTACCGCTACAACAAGAGGGGGGGCCGGCGCAGCAG ATCTACTTCTAGATCCCATTCTCGCTCTAGATCCCGCTCCAGGGGACATCGCAACAACCGTTCTCGTAGCCGCAGCAACGATCG GTATCGCTCTCCCTCTTACTCCAAGCGCAGGAGAAG GTCTGGATCTCCTGGGCGATCCAAGTCTCGCAGTCCAGTAAGAAG tcGTTCGAGGACCCGCTCCCCTCGCTCCCGGGCACGCTCTGCGTCTCGCTCCAGGTCCAGGTCGCGCTCCAGGTCCCCCAGCCCCAAACGATCCAG CCGTTCCAGATCTCCCAGCCAGAAGAAACGCCCCAGTCCGATTTAG
- the LOC121303837 gene encoding serine/arginine-rich splicing factor 7-like isoform X1 — protein MSHYSSSRSSSRCSDCKVYVGDLGNGAAKGELERAFGYYGPLRSVWVARNPPGFAFVEYEDTRDAEDAVKGMDGKVLCGSRIRVELSTGMSRKTQHGRASRRHFDPNDRCYQCGERGHYAYDCYRYNKRGGRRSRSTSRSHSRSRSRSRGHRNNRSRSRSNDRRYRSPSYSKRRRRSGSPGRSKSRSPVRSRSRTRSPRSRARSASRSRSRSRSRSPSPKRSSRSRSPSQKKRPSPI, from the exons ATGTCCCATTACTCCTCGTCTCGCAGCTCCTCTCGCTGCTCGGACTGCAAGGTGTATGTGGGTGACCTGGGGAACGGGGCGGCGAAGGGGGAGCTGGAGAGAGCCTTTGGATACTATGGGCCTCTGCGCAGCGTGTGGGTGGCGAGGAACCCCCCCGGCTTTGCCTTCGTGGAGTACGAGGACACGCGGGACGCAGAGGACGCTGTCAAGGGCATGGACGGGAA GGTGCTGTGCGGCTCTCGGATCCGCGTGGAGCTCTCCACCGGCATGTCCCGCAAGACCCAGCACGGGCGGGCCAGCCGGCGCCACTTCGACCCGAACGACCGGTGCTATCAGTGCGGGGAGCGGGGCCACTATGCCTACGACTGCTACCGCTACAACAAGAGGGGGGGCCGGCGCAGCAG ATCTACTTCTAGATCCCATTCTCGCTCTAGATCCCGCTCCAGGGGACATCGCAACAACCGTTCTCGTAGCCGCAGCAACGATCG CAGGTATCGCTCTCCCTCTTACTCCAAGCGCAGGAGAAG GTCTGGATCTCCTGGGCGATCCAAGTCTCGCAGTCCAGTAAGAAG tcGTTCGAGGACCCGCTCCCCTCGCTCCCGGGCACGCTCTGCGTCTCGCTCCAGGTCCAGGTCGCGCTCCAGGTCCCCCAGCCCCAAACGATCCAG CCGTTCCAGATCTCCCAGCCAGAAGAAACGCCCCAGTCCGATTTAG
- the LOC121303837 gene encoding serine/arginine-rich splicing factor 7-like isoform X3 produces the protein MSHYSSSRSSSRCSDCKVYVGDLGNGAAKGELERAFGYYGPLRSVWVARNPPGFAFVEYEDTRDAEDAVKGMDGKVLCGSRIRVELSTGMSRKTQHGRASRRHFDPNDRCYQCGERGHYAYDCYRYNKRGGRRSRSTSRSHSRSRSRSRGHRNNRSRSRSNDRSGSPGRSKSRSPVRSRSRTRSPRSRARSASRSRSRSRSRSPSPKRSSRSRSPSQKKRPSPI, from the exons ATGTCCCATTACTCCTCGTCTCGCAGCTCCTCTCGCTGCTCGGACTGCAAGGTGTATGTGGGTGACCTGGGGAACGGGGCGGCGAAGGGGGAGCTGGAGAGAGCCTTTGGATACTATGGGCCTCTGCGCAGCGTGTGGGTGGCGAGGAACCCCCCCGGCTTTGCCTTCGTGGAGTACGAGGACACGCGGGACGCAGAGGACGCTGTCAAGGGCATGGACGGGAA GGTGCTGTGCGGCTCTCGGATCCGCGTGGAGCTCTCCACCGGCATGTCCCGCAAGACCCAGCACGGGCGGGCCAGCCGGCGCCACTTCGACCCGAACGACCGGTGCTATCAGTGCGGGGAGCGGGGCCACTATGCCTACGACTGCTACCGCTACAACAAGAGGGGGGGCCGGCGCAGCAG ATCTACTTCTAGATCCCATTCTCGCTCTAGATCCCGCTCCAGGGGACATCGCAACAACCGTTCTCGTAGCCGCAGCAACGATCG GTCTGGATCTCCTGGGCGATCCAAGTCTCGCAGTCCAGTAAGAAG tcGTTCGAGGACCCGCTCCCCTCGCTCCCGGGCACGCTCTGCGTCTCGCTCCAGGTCCAGGTCGCGCTCCAGGTCCCCCAGCCCCAAACGATCCAG CCGTTCCAGATCTCCCAGCCAGAAGAAACGCCCCAGTCCGATTTAG